From a single Eubalaena glacialis isolate mEubGla1 chromosome 15, mEubGla1.1.hap2.+ XY, whole genome shotgun sequence genomic region:
- the MBD1 gene encoding methyl-CpG-binding domain protein 1 isoform X13: MAEDWLDCPALGPGWKRREVFRKSGATCGRSDTYYQSPTGDRIRSKVELTRYLGPACDLTLFDFKQGILCYPAPKAHSLAIPSRKRKKPSRPAKAQKRQVGPPKSEVRKEAPRDETKADADTAPASLPAPGCCENCGISFSGDGTRRQRLKTLCKDCRAQRIAFNREQRMFKRVGCGECAACQVTEDCGACSTCLLQLPHDVASGLFCKCERRRCLRIVERSRGCGVCRGCQTREDCGRCRVCLRPPRPGLRRQWRCVQRRCLRHLAHRLRRHHQRCQRRPPLAVAPPAGKHGRRRGGCDSKVAPRRRPPRTQPLPALPPSQPPESPELHPRALAPSPPAEFIYYCVDEDELQPYTNRRQNRKCGACAACLRRMDCGHCDFCCDKPKFGGSNQKRQKCRWRQCLQFAMKRLLPSVWAGSEDGAGPPAPYPRRKRPGSARRPRLGQTSKLPLATPMAQPDRARTPVKQEAGSGFVLPPPGTDLVFLREGASSPVQVPGPAPASTAALLQAVDPGLPPVKQEPPDPEEDKEEENKDDSTSDLAPEEEAGGAGTPVITEIFSLGGTRLRDTAVWLPSLQGRQSGREDGCKEWETEETLAPPSTSWKPRGWPGTHVSLSPPPTSMTWVSCRRSWCPSSQS; encoded by the exons ATGGCTGAGGACTGGCTGGACTGCCCGGCCCTGGGCCCTGGCTGGAAGCGCCGTGAGGTCTTTCGCAAGTCAGGTGCCACCTGTGGACGCTCAGACACCTATTACCAGAG ccccacaggaGACAGGATCCGAAGCAAAGTTGAGCTGACCCGATACCTGGGCCCTGCGTGCGATCTCACCCTCTTCGACTTCAAACAAGGCATCCTGTGCTATCCAGCCCCCAAG GCCCATTCCTTGGCCATCCCCAGCAGGAAGCGGAAGAAGCCTTCGAGGCCAGCCAAGGCTCAGAAACGTCAGGTTGGACCTCCGAAGAGCGAAGTCAGGAAGGAGGCCCCAAGGGATGAGACCAAGGCTGATGCTGACACAGCCCCAGCTTCGCTTCCTGCGCCTGG GTGCTGTGAGAACTGTGGAATCAGCTTTTCAGGGGATGGAACCCGACGGCAGCGGCTCAAGACTCTGTGCAAGGACTGCCGAG cACAGAGAATTGCTTTCAACCGGGAGCAGAGGATGTTTAAG CGTGTGGGCTGCGGGGAGTGTGCGGCCTGCCAGGTAACGGAAGACTGTGGGGCCTGCTCCACCTGCCTTCTGCAGTTGCCCCATGATGTGGCCTCGGGGCTGTTCTGCAAGTGTGAGCGAAGACGGTGCCTCCGGATTGTGGAAAGG AGCCGAGGGTGTGGAGTGTGCCGGGGCTGTCAGACCCGAGAGGACTGTGGCCGTTGTCGAGTCTGCCTTCGCCCTCCCCGCCCTGGTCTCAGGCGCCAGTGGAGGTGCGTCCAGCGGCGTTGCCTGCGG CACCTTGCACACCGCCTCCGCCGCCACCATCAGCGATGTCAACGACGCCCTCCCCTAGCTGTGGCTCCCCCTGCT GGTAAACACGGCCGCCGCAGGGGAGGCTGCGACTCCAAGGTGGCTCCCCGGCGGCGCCCCCCCCGAACCCAGCCACTGCCTGCACTTCCGCCCTCGCAGCCTCCAGAGTCTCCAGAGCTG CACCCCAGAGCCCTGGCCCCCTCGCCACCTGCTGAATTCATCTATTACTGTGTAGACGAGGACGAGCTA CAGCCTTACACGAACCGTCGGCAGAACCGCAAGTGTggggcctgtgcagcctgccTGCGGCGGATGGACTGTGGCCACTGCGACTTCTGCTGTGATAAGCCCAAATTCGGGGGCAGCAACCAGAAGCGCCAGAAGTGTCGTTGGCGCCAGTGCCTGCAGTTTGCTATG AAGCGGCTGCTGCCAAGTGTCTGGGCAGGGTCCGAGGATGGCGCCGGGCCACCCGCACCTTACCCGCGTCGAAAGAGGCCTGGCTCTGCTCGAAGGCCCCGTCTGGGTCAGACCTCGAAGCTTCCCTTGGCCACGCCCATGGCCCAACCAGACCGTGCCCGGACTCCAGTGAAGCAGGAAGCAGGCAGCGGCTTTGTGCTGCCCCCGCCTGGCACCGACCTCGTGTTCTTACGGGAGGGTGCAAGCAGTCCCGTGCAGGTGCCTGGCCCAGCTCCAGCTTCCACAGCAGCTCTGTTACAG GCAGTAGACCCAGGCCTGCCACCTGTGAAGCAAGAGCCACCTGACCCTGAGGAGGACAAGGAGGAGGAGAACAAGGATGACTCCACCTCTGACTTGGCCCCagaggaggaggcaggaggggctggCACGCCCGTG ATCACGGAGATTTTCAGCCTGGGTGGAACCCGCCTCCGGGACACAGCAGTCTGGTTGCCAAG TCTGCAGGGCAGGCAATCGGGAAGGGAAGATGGATGTAAAGAGTGGGAGACCGAGGAGACACTGGCGCCACCGAGCACGAGCTGGAAACCACGCGGATGGCCCGGAACCCATGTCAGCCTCTCACCACCTCCAACTTCGATGACGTGGGTTTCCTGCAGAAGAAGCTGGTGCCCTTCATCACAGAGTTAA
- the MBD1 gene encoding methyl-CpG-binding domain protein 1 isoform X7 gives MAEDWLDCPALGPGWKRREVFRKSGATCGRSDTYYQSPTGDRIRSKVELTRYLGPACDLTLFDFKQGILCYPAPKAHSLAIPSRKRKKPSRPAKAQKRQVGPPKSEVRKEAPRDETKADADTAPASLPAPGCCENCGISFSGDGTRRQRLKTLCKDCRAQRIAFNREQRMFKRVGCGECAACQVTEDCGACSTCLLQLPHDVASGLFCKCERRRCLRIVERSRGCGVCRGCQTREDCGRCRVCLRPPRPGLRRQWRCVQRRCLRHLAHRLRRHHQRCQRRPPLAVAPPAGKHGRRRGGCDSKVAPRRRPPRTQPLPALPPSQPPESPELPYTNRRQNRKCGACAACLRRMDCGHCDFCCDKPKFGGSNQKRQKCRWRQCLQFAMKRLLPSVWAGSEDGAGPPAPYPRRKRPGSARRPRLGQTSKLPLATPMAQPDRARTPVKQEAGSGFVLPPPGTDLVFLREGASSPVQVPGPAPASTAALLQEAQCPGLSWVVALPQVKQEKADAQEDWTPGTAILTSPVLLPGCPSKAVDPGLPPVKQEPPDPEEDKEEENKDDSTSDLAPEEEAGGAGTPVITEIFSLGGTRLRDTAVWLPSLQGRQSGREDGCKEWETEETLAPPSTSWKPRGWPGTHVSLSPPPTSMTWVSCRRSWCPSSQS, from the exons ATGGCTGAGGACTGGCTGGACTGCCCGGCCCTGGGCCCTGGCTGGAAGCGCCGTGAGGTCTTTCGCAAGTCAGGTGCCACCTGTGGACGCTCAGACACCTATTACCAGAG ccccacaggaGACAGGATCCGAAGCAAAGTTGAGCTGACCCGATACCTGGGCCCTGCGTGCGATCTCACCCTCTTCGACTTCAAACAAGGCATCCTGTGCTATCCAGCCCCCAAG GCCCATTCCTTGGCCATCCCCAGCAGGAAGCGGAAGAAGCCTTCGAGGCCAGCCAAGGCTCAGAAACGTCAGGTTGGACCTCCGAAGAGCGAAGTCAGGAAGGAGGCCCCAAGGGATGAGACCAAGGCTGATGCTGACACAGCCCCAGCTTCGCTTCCTGCGCCTGG GTGCTGTGAGAACTGTGGAATCAGCTTTTCAGGGGATGGAACCCGACGGCAGCGGCTCAAGACTCTGTGCAAGGACTGCCGAG cACAGAGAATTGCTTTCAACCGGGAGCAGAGGATGTTTAAG CGTGTGGGCTGCGGGGAGTGTGCGGCCTGCCAGGTAACGGAAGACTGTGGGGCCTGCTCCACCTGCCTTCTGCAGTTGCCCCATGATGTGGCCTCGGGGCTGTTCTGCAAGTGTGAGCGAAGACGGTGCCTCCGGATTGTGGAAAGG AGCCGAGGGTGTGGAGTGTGCCGGGGCTGTCAGACCCGAGAGGACTGTGGCCGTTGTCGAGTCTGCCTTCGCCCTCCCCGCCCTGGTCTCAGGCGCCAGTGGAGGTGCGTCCAGCGGCGTTGCCTGCGG CACCTTGCACACCGCCTCCGCCGCCACCATCAGCGATGTCAACGACGCCCTCCCCTAGCTGTGGCTCCCCCTGCT GGTAAACACGGCCGCCGCAGGGGAGGCTGCGACTCCAAGGTGGCTCCCCGGCGGCGCCCCCCCCGAACCCAGCCACTGCCTGCACTTCCGCCCTCGCAGCCTCCAGAGTCTCCAGAGCTG CCTTACACGAACCGTCGGCAGAACCGCAAGTGTggggcctgtgcagcctgccTGCGGCGGATGGACTGTGGCCACTGCGACTTCTGCTGTGATAAGCCCAAATTCGGGGGCAGCAACCAGAAGCGCCAGAAGTGTCGTTGGCGCCAGTGCCTGCAGTTTGCTATG AAGCGGCTGCTGCCAAGTGTCTGGGCAGGGTCCGAGGATGGCGCCGGGCCACCCGCACCTTACCCGCGTCGAAAGAGGCCTGGCTCTGCTCGAAGGCCCCGTCTGGGTCAGACCTCGAAGCTTCCCTTGGCCACGCCCATGGCCCAACCAGACCGTGCCCGGACTCCAGTGAAGCAGGAAGCAGGCAGCGGCTTTGTGCTGCCCCCGCCTGGCACCGACCTCGTGTTCTTACGGGAGGGTGCAAGCAGTCCCGTGCAGGTGCCTGGCCCAGCTCCAGCTTCCACAGCAGCTCTGTTACAG GAGGCCCAGTGCCCTGGCCTGAGTTGGGTCGTGGCCTTACCCCAGGTGAAGCAAGAGAAGGCGGATGCCCAGGAAGACTGGACACCGGGCACAGCCATCCTGACTTCTCCTGTATTGCTGCCCGGCTGCCCCAGCAAG GCAGTAGACCCAGGCCTGCCACCTGTGAAGCAAGAGCCACCTGACCCTGAGGAGGACAAGGAGGAGGAGAACAAGGATGACTCCACCTCTGACTTGGCCCCagaggaggaggcaggaggggctggCACGCCCGTG ATCACGGAGATTTTCAGCCTGGGTGGAACCCGCCTCCGGGACACAGCAGTCTGGTTGCCAAG TCTGCAGGGCAGGCAATCGGGAAGGGAAGATGGATGTAAAGAGTGGGAGACCGAGGAGACACTGGCGCCACCGAGCACGAGCTGGAAACCACGCGGATGGCCCGGAACCCATGTCAGCCTCTCACCACCTCCAACTTCGATGACGTGGGTTTCCTGCAGAAGAAGCTGGTGCCCTTCATCACAGAGTTAA
- the MBD1 gene encoding methyl-CpG-binding domain protein 1 isoform X18: protein MAEDWLDCPALGPGWKRREVFRKSGATCGRSDTYYQSPTGDRIRSKVELTRYLGPACDLTLFDFKQGILCYPAPKAHSLAIPSRKRKKPSRPAKAQKRQVGPPKSEVRKEAPRDETKADADTAPASLPAPGCCENCGISFSGDGTRRQRLKTLCKDCRAQRIAFNREQRMFKRVGCGECAACQVTEDCGACSTCLLQLPHDVASGLFCKCERRRCLRIVERSRGCGVCRGCQTREDCGRCRVCLRPPRPGLRRQWRCVQRRCLRHLAHRLRRHHQRCQRRPPLAVAPPAGKHGRRRGGCDSKVAPRRRPPRTQPLPALPPSQPPESPELHPRALAPSPPAEFIYYCVDEDELQPYTNRRQNRKCGACAACLRRMDCGHCDFCCDKPKFGGSNQKRQKCRWRQCLQFAMKRLLPSVWAGSEDGAGPPAPYPRRKRPGSARRPRLGQTSKLPLATPMAQPDRARTPVKQEAGSGFVLPPPGTDLVFLREGASSPVQVPGPAPASTAALLQEAQCPGLSWVVALPQVKQEKADAQEDWTPGTAILTSPVLLPGCPSKAVDPGLPPVKQEPPDPEEDKEEENKDDSTSDLAPEEEAGGAGTPVITEIFSLGGTRLRDTAVWLPRETAVGNVM from the exons ATGGCTGAGGACTGGCTGGACTGCCCGGCCCTGGGCCCTGGCTGGAAGCGCCGTGAGGTCTTTCGCAAGTCAGGTGCCACCTGTGGACGCTCAGACACCTATTACCAGAG ccccacaggaGACAGGATCCGAAGCAAAGTTGAGCTGACCCGATACCTGGGCCCTGCGTGCGATCTCACCCTCTTCGACTTCAAACAAGGCATCCTGTGCTATCCAGCCCCCAAG GCCCATTCCTTGGCCATCCCCAGCAGGAAGCGGAAGAAGCCTTCGAGGCCAGCCAAGGCTCAGAAACGTCAGGTTGGACCTCCGAAGAGCGAAGTCAGGAAGGAGGCCCCAAGGGATGAGACCAAGGCTGATGCTGACACAGCCCCAGCTTCGCTTCCTGCGCCTGG GTGCTGTGAGAACTGTGGAATCAGCTTTTCAGGGGATGGAACCCGACGGCAGCGGCTCAAGACTCTGTGCAAGGACTGCCGAG cACAGAGAATTGCTTTCAACCGGGAGCAGAGGATGTTTAAG CGTGTGGGCTGCGGGGAGTGTGCGGCCTGCCAGGTAACGGAAGACTGTGGGGCCTGCTCCACCTGCCTTCTGCAGTTGCCCCATGATGTGGCCTCGGGGCTGTTCTGCAAGTGTGAGCGAAGACGGTGCCTCCGGATTGTGGAAAGG AGCCGAGGGTGTGGAGTGTGCCGGGGCTGTCAGACCCGAGAGGACTGTGGCCGTTGTCGAGTCTGCCTTCGCCCTCCCCGCCCTGGTCTCAGGCGCCAGTGGAGGTGCGTCCAGCGGCGTTGCCTGCGG CACCTTGCACACCGCCTCCGCCGCCACCATCAGCGATGTCAACGACGCCCTCCCCTAGCTGTGGCTCCCCCTGCT GGTAAACACGGCCGCCGCAGGGGAGGCTGCGACTCCAAGGTGGCTCCCCGGCGGCGCCCCCCCCGAACCCAGCCACTGCCTGCACTTCCGCCCTCGCAGCCTCCAGAGTCTCCAGAGCTG CACCCCAGAGCCCTGGCCCCCTCGCCACCTGCTGAATTCATCTATTACTGTGTAGACGAGGACGAGCTA CAGCCTTACACGAACCGTCGGCAGAACCGCAAGTGTggggcctgtgcagcctgccTGCGGCGGATGGACTGTGGCCACTGCGACTTCTGCTGTGATAAGCCCAAATTCGGGGGCAGCAACCAGAAGCGCCAGAAGTGTCGTTGGCGCCAGTGCCTGCAGTTTGCTATG AAGCGGCTGCTGCCAAGTGTCTGGGCAGGGTCCGAGGATGGCGCCGGGCCACCCGCACCTTACCCGCGTCGAAAGAGGCCTGGCTCTGCTCGAAGGCCCCGTCTGGGTCAGACCTCGAAGCTTCCCTTGGCCACGCCCATGGCCCAACCAGACCGTGCCCGGACTCCAGTGAAGCAGGAAGCAGGCAGCGGCTTTGTGCTGCCCCCGCCTGGCACCGACCTCGTGTTCTTACGGGAGGGTGCAAGCAGTCCCGTGCAGGTGCCTGGCCCAGCTCCAGCTTCCACAGCAGCTCTGTTACAG GAGGCCCAGTGCCCTGGCCTGAGTTGGGTCGTGGCCTTACCCCAGGTGAAGCAAGAGAAGGCGGATGCCCAGGAAGACTGGACACCGGGCACAGCCATCCTGACTTCTCCTGTATTGCTGCCCGGCTGCCCCAGCAAG GCAGTAGACCCAGGCCTGCCACCTGTGAAGCAAGAGCCACCTGACCCTGAGGAGGACAAGGAGGAGGAGAACAAGGATGACTCCACCTCTGACTTGGCCCCagaggaggaggcaggaggggctggCACGCCCGTG ATCACGGAGATTTTCAGCCTGGGTGGAACCCGCCTCCGGGACACAGCAGTCTGGTTGCCAAG GGAGACAGCAGTTGGGAATGTAATGTGA
- the MBD1 gene encoding methyl-CpG-binding domain protein 1 isoform X15, which yields MAEDWLDCPALGPGWKRREVFRKSGATCGRSDTYYQSPTGDRIRSKVELTRYLGPACDLTLFDFKQGILCYPAPKAHSLAIPSRKRKKPSRPAKAQKRQVGPPKSEVRKEAPRDETKADADTAPASLPAPGCCENCGISFSGDGTRRQRLKTLCKDCRAQRIAFNREQRMFKRVGCGECAACQVTEDCGACSTCLLQLPHDVASGLFCKCERRRCLRIVERSRGCGVCRGCQTREDCGRCRVCLRPPRPGLRRQWRCVQRRCLRHLAHRLRRHHQRCQRRPPLAVAPPAGKHGRRRGGCDSKVAPRRRPPRTQPLPALPPSQPPESPELHPRALAPSPPAEFIYYCVDEDELQPYTNRRQNRKCGACAACLRRMDCGHCDFCCDKPKFGGSNQKRQKCRWRQCLQFAMKRLLPSVWAGSEDGAGPPAPYPRRKRPGSARRPRLGQTSKLPLATPMAQPDRARTPVKQEAGSGFVLPPPGTDLVFLREGASSPVQVPGPAPASTAALLQEAQCPGLSWVVALPQVKQEKADAQEDWTPGTAILTSPVLLPGCPSKAVDPGLPPVKQEPPDPEEDKEEENKDDSTSDLAPEEEAGGAGTPVITEIFSLGGTRLRDTAVWLPRSKDLKKPGARKQ from the exons ATGGCTGAGGACTGGCTGGACTGCCCGGCCCTGGGCCCTGGCTGGAAGCGCCGTGAGGTCTTTCGCAAGTCAGGTGCCACCTGTGGACGCTCAGACACCTATTACCAGAG ccccacaggaGACAGGATCCGAAGCAAAGTTGAGCTGACCCGATACCTGGGCCCTGCGTGCGATCTCACCCTCTTCGACTTCAAACAAGGCATCCTGTGCTATCCAGCCCCCAAG GCCCATTCCTTGGCCATCCCCAGCAGGAAGCGGAAGAAGCCTTCGAGGCCAGCCAAGGCTCAGAAACGTCAGGTTGGACCTCCGAAGAGCGAAGTCAGGAAGGAGGCCCCAAGGGATGAGACCAAGGCTGATGCTGACACAGCCCCAGCTTCGCTTCCTGCGCCTGG GTGCTGTGAGAACTGTGGAATCAGCTTTTCAGGGGATGGAACCCGACGGCAGCGGCTCAAGACTCTGTGCAAGGACTGCCGAG cACAGAGAATTGCTTTCAACCGGGAGCAGAGGATGTTTAAG CGTGTGGGCTGCGGGGAGTGTGCGGCCTGCCAGGTAACGGAAGACTGTGGGGCCTGCTCCACCTGCCTTCTGCAGTTGCCCCATGATGTGGCCTCGGGGCTGTTCTGCAAGTGTGAGCGAAGACGGTGCCTCCGGATTGTGGAAAGG AGCCGAGGGTGTGGAGTGTGCCGGGGCTGTCAGACCCGAGAGGACTGTGGCCGTTGTCGAGTCTGCCTTCGCCCTCCCCGCCCTGGTCTCAGGCGCCAGTGGAGGTGCGTCCAGCGGCGTTGCCTGCGG CACCTTGCACACCGCCTCCGCCGCCACCATCAGCGATGTCAACGACGCCCTCCCCTAGCTGTGGCTCCCCCTGCT GGTAAACACGGCCGCCGCAGGGGAGGCTGCGACTCCAAGGTGGCTCCCCGGCGGCGCCCCCCCCGAACCCAGCCACTGCCTGCACTTCCGCCCTCGCAGCCTCCAGAGTCTCCAGAGCTG CACCCCAGAGCCCTGGCCCCCTCGCCACCTGCTGAATTCATCTATTACTGTGTAGACGAGGACGAGCTA CAGCCTTACACGAACCGTCGGCAGAACCGCAAGTGTggggcctgtgcagcctgccTGCGGCGGATGGACTGTGGCCACTGCGACTTCTGCTGTGATAAGCCCAAATTCGGGGGCAGCAACCAGAAGCGCCAGAAGTGTCGTTGGCGCCAGTGCCTGCAGTTTGCTATG AAGCGGCTGCTGCCAAGTGTCTGGGCAGGGTCCGAGGATGGCGCCGGGCCACCCGCACCTTACCCGCGTCGAAAGAGGCCTGGCTCTGCTCGAAGGCCCCGTCTGGGTCAGACCTCGAAGCTTCCCTTGGCCACGCCCATGGCCCAACCAGACCGTGCCCGGACTCCAGTGAAGCAGGAAGCAGGCAGCGGCTTTGTGCTGCCCCCGCCTGGCACCGACCTCGTGTTCTTACGGGAGGGTGCAAGCAGTCCCGTGCAGGTGCCTGGCCCAGCTCCAGCTTCCACAGCAGCTCTGTTACAG GAGGCCCAGTGCCCTGGCCTGAGTTGGGTCGTGGCCTTACCCCAGGTGAAGCAAGAGAAGGCGGATGCCCAGGAAGACTGGACACCGGGCACAGCCATCCTGACTTCTCCTGTATTGCTGCCCGGCTGCCCCAGCAAG GCAGTAGACCCAGGCCTGCCACCTGTGAAGCAAGAGCCACCTGACCCTGAGGAGGACAAGGAGGAGGAGAACAAGGATGACTCCACCTCTGACTTGGCCCCagaggaggaggcaggaggggctggCACGCCCGTG ATCACGGAGATTTTCAGCCTGGGTGGAACCCGCCTCCGGGACACAGCAGTCTGGTTGCCAAG GTCCAAGGACCTTAAAAAACCTGGAGCTAGAAAGCAGTAG
- the MBD1 gene encoding methyl-CpG-binding domain protein 1 isoform X28, with translation MAEDWLDCPALGPGWKRREVFRKSGATCGRSDTYYQSPTGDRIRSKVELTRYLGPACDLTLFDFKQGILCYPAPKAHSLAIPSRKRKKPSRPAKAQKRQVGPPKSEVRKEAPRDETKADADTAPASLPAPGCCENCGISFSGDGTRRQRLKTLCKDCRAQRIAFNREQRMFKRVGCGECAACQVTEDCGACSTCLLQLPHDVASGLFCKCERRRCLRIVERSRGCGVCRGCQTREDCGRCRVCLRPPRPGLRRQWRCVQRRCLRHLAHRLRRHHQRCQRRPPLAVAPPAGKHGRRRGGCDSKVAPRRRPPRTQPLPALPPSQPPESPELHPRALAPSPPAEFIYYCVDEDELQPYTNRRQNRKCGACAACLRRMDCGHCDFCCDKPKFGGSNQKRQKCRWRQCLQFAMKRLLPSVWAGSEDGAGPPAPYPRRKRPGSARRPRLGQTSKLPLATPMAQPDRARTPVKQEAGSGFVLPPPGTDLVFLREGASSPVQVPGPAPASTAALLQAVDPGLPPVKQEPPDPEEDKEEENKDDSTSDLAPEEEAGGAGTPVITEIFSLGGTRLRDTAVWLPRSKDLKKPGARKQ, from the exons ATGGCTGAGGACTGGCTGGACTGCCCGGCCCTGGGCCCTGGCTGGAAGCGCCGTGAGGTCTTTCGCAAGTCAGGTGCCACCTGTGGACGCTCAGACACCTATTACCAGAG ccccacaggaGACAGGATCCGAAGCAAAGTTGAGCTGACCCGATACCTGGGCCCTGCGTGCGATCTCACCCTCTTCGACTTCAAACAAGGCATCCTGTGCTATCCAGCCCCCAAG GCCCATTCCTTGGCCATCCCCAGCAGGAAGCGGAAGAAGCCTTCGAGGCCAGCCAAGGCTCAGAAACGTCAGGTTGGACCTCCGAAGAGCGAAGTCAGGAAGGAGGCCCCAAGGGATGAGACCAAGGCTGATGCTGACACAGCCCCAGCTTCGCTTCCTGCGCCTGG GTGCTGTGAGAACTGTGGAATCAGCTTTTCAGGGGATGGAACCCGACGGCAGCGGCTCAAGACTCTGTGCAAGGACTGCCGAG cACAGAGAATTGCTTTCAACCGGGAGCAGAGGATGTTTAAG CGTGTGGGCTGCGGGGAGTGTGCGGCCTGCCAGGTAACGGAAGACTGTGGGGCCTGCTCCACCTGCCTTCTGCAGTTGCCCCATGATGTGGCCTCGGGGCTGTTCTGCAAGTGTGAGCGAAGACGGTGCCTCCGGATTGTGGAAAGG AGCCGAGGGTGTGGAGTGTGCCGGGGCTGTCAGACCCGAGAGGACTGTGGCCGTTGTCGAGTCTGCCTTCGCCCTCCCCGCCCTGGTCTCAGGCGCCAGTGGAGGTGCGTCCAGCGGCGTTGCCTGCGG CACCTTGCACACCGCCTCCGCCGCCACCATCAGCGATGTCAACGACGCCCTCCCCTAGCTGTGGCTCCCCCTGCT GGTAAACACGGCCGCCGCAGGGGAGGCTGCGACTCCAAGGTGGCTCCCCGGCGGCGCCCCCCCCGAACCCAGCCACTGCCTGCACTTCCGCCCTCGCAGCCTCCAGAGTCTCCAGAGCTG CACCCCAGAGCCCTGGCCCCCTCGCCACCTGCTGAATTCATCTATTACTGTGTAGACGAGGACGAGCTA CAGCCTTACACGAACCGTCGGCAGAACCGCAAGTGTggggcctgtgcagcctgccTGCGGCGGATGGACTGTGGCCACTGCGACTTCTGCTGTGATAAGCCCAAATTCGGGGGCAGCAACCAGAAGCGCCAGAAGTGTCGTTGGCGCCAGTGCCTGCAGTTTGCTATG AAGCGGCTGCTGCCAAGTGTCTGGGCAGGGTCCGAGGATGGCGCCGGGCCACCCGCACCTTACCCGCGTCGAAAGAGGCCTGGCTCTGCTCGAAGGCCCCGTCTGGGTCAGACCTCGAAGCTTCCCTTGGCCACGCCCATGGCCCAACCAGACCGTGCCCGGACTCCAGTGAAGCAGGAAGCAGGCAGCGGCTTTGTGCTGCCCCCGCCTGGCACCGACCTCGTGTTCTTACGGGAGGGTGCAAGCAGTCCCGTGCAGGTGCCTGGCCCAGCTCCAGCTTCCACAGCAGCTCTGTTACAG GCAGTAGACCCAGGCCTGCCACCTGTGAAGCAAGAGCCACCTGACCCTGAGGAGGACAAGGAGGAGGAGAACAAGGATGACTCCACCTCTGACTTGGCCCCagaggaggaggcaggaggggctggCACGCCCGTG ATCACGGAGATTTTCAGCCTGGGTGGAACCCGCCTCCGGGACACAGCAGTCTGGTTGCCAAG GTCCAAGGACCTTAAAAAACCTGGAGCTAGAAAGCAGTAG